Proteins co-encoded in one Gracilimonas sediminicola genomic window:
- a CDS encoding metallophosphoesterase family protein — MIKIGLISDTHNYLDPQVFEYFEDCDEIWHAGDFGSLSIAQELQKIAPVVGVYGNIDGEDIRQVYPLHQRFEREGLKVWMTHIGGIPGRYCLPIRQEMETNPPELFVCGHSHILRISRDQDLNKMLYMNPGAAGKQGFQSQRTVIRFQIIEGKLHNVEVINLDVEQEAAE; from the coding sequence ATGATCAAAATAGGGCTAATTTCAGATACGCATAATTACCTCGATCCCCAGGTATTCGAGTATTTCGAGGACTGCGACGAAATCTGGCATGCCGGAGATTTTGGGAGCCTGTCTATAGCTCAAGAACTTCAAAAAATCGCCCCTGTTGTTGGTGTTTACGGAAACATTGATGGGGAAGACATTCGCCAGGTTTATCCATTGCATCAGCGTTTTGAGAGGGAGGGACTGAAAGTGTGGATGACGCACATCGGGGGAATTCCAGGACGTTATTGCCTTCCTATCCGTCAGGAAATGGAAACCAATCCCCCCGAACTTTTTGTGTGCGGCCACTCTCACATTCTTCGCATTTCCCGGGATCAGGATTTAAATAAAATGTTGTACATGAATCCGGGAGCTGCCGGCAAACAAGGCTTTCAATCACAACGAACCGTAATTCGCTTCCAAATTATCGAAGGGAAACTGCACAACGTTGAAGTGATTAACCTGGATGTTGAACAGGAAGCGGCAGAGTAG
- a CDS encoding glycosyltransferase family 2 protein has translation MKSFSIIIVTWNALEHLKNYLPSVTETDYPDFEIIIADNASTDGSKEWVKSTYPEIKIASFDQNYGYCGGNNRAVPLAEKDILLFLNNDVKVEKNWLQGINDIFEKDEKMAAVQPKMRAVEQPEHFEYAGAAGGFMDKYGYTFCRGRIFNEVERDEGQYDDSPNLFWASGAALAIRKVLFIESGGFDEDFEFHMEEIDLCWRLQNKGYKIGYAPESLVYHLGGGSLPMGSPRKVYYNFRNSLFMLWKNYSSSSLRKRFLLRLILDVIAAYKALLSGKPKEWWAVAKAHLHFAKDFFRVHRKRKELQSQRTISHDPDTMLDISLIWQHFVKGVKRFRDLG, from the coding sequence TTGAAGAGTTTCAGCATTATCATCGTTACCTGGAATGCCCTTGAGCACCTCAAGAATTATCTGCCGTCGGTAACCGAAACAGACTATCCTGATTTTGAAATCATCATTGCCGACAATGCCTCAACCGACGGTTCCAAAGAATGGGTTAAGTCAACGTATCCTGAAATTAAAATTGCCAGCTTTGACCAAAACTACGGCTATTGCGGAGGAAATAACAGAGCTGTTCCCCTTGCTGAAAAAGATATTTTACTATTCCTGAATAACGACGTCAAAGTAGAGAAGAACTGGCTGCAGGGTATCAATGATATATTTGAGAAAGACGAGAAAATGGCGGCCGTTCAACCCAAGATGAGAGCAGTCGAACAACCGGAACATTTTGAGTACGCCGGGGCTGCCGGGGGATTCATGGATAAATACGGATACACCTTTTGCCGGGGACGAATTTTTAATGAAGTAGAACGGGATGAAGGTCAGTATGATGATTCCCCTAACCTCTTCTGGGCATCAGGTGCTGCACTCGCCATCCGAAAGGTTCTATTCATAGAATCCGGTGGATTTGATGAGGATTTTGAGTTCCATATGGAAGAGATTGATTTATGCTGGCGGCTTCAGAATAAGGGATACAAAATCGGTTATGCTCCGGAGAGTTTAGTCTATCATCTGGGTGGCGGTTCATTGCCAATGGGCTCACCGCGTAAAGTCTACTATAACTTCCGCAACAGCCTCTTTATGCTTTGGAAGAATTACAGTTCATCCAGCTTACGAAAGAGGTTTTTACTTCGGTTGATATTGGATGTTATCGCCGCTTACAAAGCGCTCCTGTCCGGAAAACCCAAAGAATGGTGGGCCGTAGCTAAAGCCCATCTGCATTTTGCAAAGGACTTTTTCAGGGTGCACCGGAAGCGAAAAGAACTTCAATCCCAACGAACTATCTCGCATGATCCGGATACCATGCTGGATATCAGTCTCATTTGGCAGCATTTTGTCAAGGGTGTTAAACGCTTTCGTGATTTAGGCTAA